In the Bacillaceae bacterium S4-13-56 genome, one interval contains:
- the argB gene encoding acetylglutamate kinase: MNYLVIKCGGSVLEELPESFFENIVKIKKSGKWTPILVHGGGPLISEMLQSLKIKTEFVDGLRVTSNEVLDVVEMVLTGVVNKKIVRKFLKVGGSAFGISGVDGGFLRAKPVSNNSKLGFVGEVVEVKTNLLTQIIKTGYIPIVSPLGISGDGQRYNINGDAAAAAVAKSLKANLCMVSNIDGIFSWKDGEKVILDSITKNQAEELIKDGVIRDGMIPKVNSAIDALLKGVPEVTIVNGMNDNSLVDYCLGKKVGTKIVVGEESQIVYQ, from the coding sequence ATGAACTATCTTGTCATTAAGTGTGGGGGGAGTGTATTGGAGGAGTTACCTGAATCTTTTTTTGAAAACATTGTTAAGATAAAAAAATCAGGGAAGTGGACTCCGATACTTGTCCATGGAGGAGGCCCACTTATTTCAGAAATGCTTCAATCTCTTAAAATAAAAACAGAGTTTGTTGATGGATTACGTGTAACCTCTAATGAAGTGTTAGATGTAGTTGAAATGGTATTAACGGGTGTAGTGAACAAAAAAATTGTTCGCAAATTCTTAAAGGTTGGAGGATCTGCGTTCGGTATTAGTGGGGTGGATGGAGGTTTTTTAAGAGCAAAGCCTGTATCCAACAATTCCAAGCTGGGATTTGTAGGAGAGGTCGTTGAGGTGAAAACTAATCTTCTCACTCAAATCATCAAAACCGGCTATATTCCAATCGTTTCACCTTTGGGCATTAGTGGGGATGGGCAAAGGTATAACATTAATGGTGATGCGGCAGCTGCAGCTGTTGCGAAATCCTTAAAAGCCAATCTGTGTATGGTGAGTAATATTGATGGGATTTTTTCATGGAAGGATGGAGAAAAAGTCATTCTTGATAGCATCACAAAAAATCAGGCAGAAGAACTTATTAAAGATGGGGTTATTCGTGATGGTATGATACCAAAAGTAAACTCGGCTATTGATGCATTATTGAAAGGAGTCCCTGAGGTTACAATTGTGAACGGGATGAATGACAACAGTCTAGTCGATTATTGTCTTGGTAAAAAGGTGGGTACAAAAATAGTGGTAGGAGAGGAGAGTCAAATTGTCTACCAGTAA
- a CDS encoding acetylornithine transaminase — translation MFPVMSTYGRFPLSLVKGKGSYVWDEEGNKYLDYTSGIATCNLGHVPDVVKEQLVEQLQQLWHCSNLYHIPKQQLLAQVLIENSCADEVFFCNSGAEANEAAIKIARKYAQTVKKNDSFEIISFTQSFHGRTMATLSATGQEKIQKGFYPLLEGFYHLPYNDLQSLDELATIKPCAVILELVQGEGGVVPADPQWVHKLSDLCQKHDILLMVDEIQTGMGRTGTLFAYEQYGIEPDVLTLAKGLGSGFPIGAMLAKSHVAKAFDPGSHGSTFGGNPLAVTAGLSTLEYMIQENIPKQALKSGEYLLENLKVLASHSDDIKEIRGKGLFLGIVVKTDALSFVQKARENKLLVLPAGPNVVRILPPLTTNKKEMDQFLSVMKDIFM, via the coding sequence ATGTTCCCTGTCATGTCAACTTATGGGCGTTTTCCTCTTTCCTTAGTCAAGGGAAAGGGAAGTTATGTTTGGGATGAAGAAGGGAACAAATATTTAGATTATACTTCGGGTATTGCAACATGTAATTTGGGGCATGTTCCGGATGTCGTAAAAGAACAACTAGTAGAGCAGCTACAACAATTATGGCATTGTTCCAATCTTTATCATATTCCAAAACAACAGTTGTTGGCCCAAGTGTTAATCGAGAACAGCTGTGCAGATGAGGTGTTTTTTTGTAATAGTGGAGCAGAGGCAAATGAAGCTGCCATTAAAATAGCGAGGAAATATGCTCAAACAGTGAAAAAAAATGATAGTTTTGAAATTATCAGTTTTACTCAATCTTTTCATGGTCGTACAATGGCTACTTTATCAGCAACTGGACAGGAAAAGATTCAAAAGGGGTTTTATCCTTTGTTAGAAGGATTTTATCATTTGCCTTATAACGATTTACAGTCGTTAGATGAACTTGCTACTATTAAACCCTGCGCTGTCATACTTGAACTCGTTCAGGGGGAAGGTGGAGTGGTTCCAGCAGACCCTCAATGGGTCCATAAACTTTCTGATCTATGTCAAAAACATGACATTCTACTAATGGTTGATGAAATCCAAACAGGGATGGGGAGAACGGGAACGCTCTTTGCCTATGAACAATATGGAATTGAACCGGATGTACTCACCTTAGCCAAAGGGCTAGGATCTGGTTTTCCTATTGGAGCAATGCTTGCAAAAAGTCATGTTGCTAAAGCCTTTGATCCAGGAAGTCATGGGAGTACATTTGGGGGAAATCCGCTAGCGGTAACAGCAGGATTATCGACACTTGAATATATGATTCAAGAAAATATACCAAAGCAGGCGTTGAAAAGTGGGGAATACTTATTGGAAAATCTAAAGGTTTTAGCTTCCCACTCTGATGATATTAAGGAAATACGAGGTAAGGGGTTATTTTTAGGTATAGTTGTCAAAACCGATGCTCTTTCATTTGTTCAAAAAGCTCGTGAAAACAAGTTGTTAGTGCTTCCTGCAGGACCAAATGTAGTGAGGATCCTCCCCCCGTTAACTACTAACAAGAAAGAGATGGATCAATTTCTTTCTGTCATGAAAGATATTTTTATGTAA